A stretch of Gossypium hirsutum isolate 1008001.06 chromosome A06, Gossypium_hirsutum_v2.1, whole genome shotgun sequence DNA encodes these proteins:
- the LOC107963487 gene encoding uncharacterized protein: MAKKVQRRAASRRKLQLLRTLTNSKSVRRRSIILNVLLHFHKLKVKLEEIQREYQNLMAIRNEYFNLLKHIQIPKEVKVEKLGEDQFVVKVRCNRGGDKLVSIVEAFEELGLNVVRARVCCNHFFSMEAIVVAQDQQTTKTKDVTQAILKAIDKQGGERILVT, encoded by the exons ATGGCAAAAAAGGTTCAAAGAAGAGCAGCATCTCGTAGAAAGCTTCAGCTTCTGCGAACTCTTACCAATTCCAAATCT GTTAGAAGGAGGTCCATCATCTTAAATGTTCTTCTCCATTTTCACAAGCTTAAAGTCAAGTTGGAAGAAATACAAAGAGAGTACCAAAACCTTATGGCTATCAGAAACGAATATTTCAATCTGTTGAAGCATATACAAATCCCAAAG GAAGTGAAAGTGGAGAAGCTTGGGGAAGATCAGTTTGTGGTTAAAGTGAGGTGCAACAGAGGAGGGGATAAGTTGGTGTCAATTGTAGAGGCGTTTGAAGAACTGGGTCTTAATGTTGTTCGAGCTAGAGTTTGTTGCAACCATTTCTTTTCCATGGAAGCCATTGTTGTGGCTCAAGACCAACAAACTACTAAAACCAAAGATGTTACTCAAGCTATTCTTAAGGCCATTGACAAGCAAGGAGGAGAGAGGATTCTTGTAACATAa